One window of Nostoc sp. C052 genomic DNA carries:
- a CDS encoding mechanosensitive ion channel family protein, whose protein sequence is MNYTLIAQAAKSASKTSVVPPPQTLPTGAQISSFFYTFGASIVVAFIIYILLFYILRSFFRRAEKDTALFILGILQIPVIAIFIITSLKLSLSQLGSGKIINWIDRGLTAFLIAAFTYGITLLFTEAGVYYLKDYARKTEAVWDDVLIPLLQNFIPVITYLIGISLFFSTIGIDLTGIGLAIGSITVVLGLAVKDILSDFFSGLVLLVDTPFRFGDVISMPDGSIAIIKHIGIRVTKLYLINEHCEVYTPNTTLGGQNIVNLSRPTTHYAYTIQVSVRVDADAVVATKILQQIILGHPDTLGNLDEKLEHLDSFAALREAEGDHLSKKEAGRLRLLVEKDVNSQLQKVEQAFEDLVREIKKLEKGGLNSEELKTLQKNYLEILNTIGLVVITEYKGKRLRSHLEEQEQTEKKTLICLIRQWYQAWLKDPDLVIEDQHLLPDEWEQKIELLKIKLNKLFQKLSNPGVDETRLDDYSLKLVEWLHDSFKESNTAWKEPQVQLTDIQGAAMQFSVRFYVDNIQLEHWRRGNRVQNEVRREMVRRLRQAYIYTLG, encoded by the coding sequence ATGAATTATACCCTCATCGCCCAAGCGGCAAAATCAGCATCAAAAACTTCCGTAGTACCACCACCTCAGACTTTACCAACAGGCGCGCAAATTAGTTCTTTCTTTTATACATTTGGTGCATCCATAGTTGTTGCTTTTATAATTTACATATTACTGTTTTATATATTGCGATCGTTTTTTCGTCGCGCCGAAAAAGATACAGCCCTGTTTATTTTGGGGATCTTACAAATCCCTGTGATCGCTATTTTTATCATTACCAGTCTAAAACTCTCACTTAGTCAATTAGGATCGGGCAAAATTATTAATTGGATCGATCGAGGACTCACGGCTTTTCTAATTGCTGCTTTTACTTATGGCATCACTTTGTTGTTTACAGAAGCAGGAGTCTACTACTTAAAAGACTACGCCCGGAAAACGGAGGCTGTTTGGGATGATGTATTAATTCCACTACTACAAAATTTTATCCCAGTCATCACTTACCTAATTGGAATATCTCTATTTTTCAGCACTATTGGGATTGATTTAACAGGAATTGGGTTAGCAATAGGGAGTATTACTGTAGTCTTAGGTTTGGCAGTAAAAGATATTTTAAGCGATTTTTTTAGTGGGCTAGTTTTGTTAGTTGATACACCTTTTAGATTTGGAGATGTCATATCCATGCCAGATGGTTCAATTGCAATTATTAAACACATTGGCATCCGGGTGACAAAACTATATCTGATTAACGAGCATTGCGAAGTATATACACCAAATACAACTTTAGGAGGTCAAAATATAGTCAATCTCAGTCGTCCTACAACTCACTATGCTTATACAATTCAAGTTTCAGTGAGAGTTGATGCTGATGCAGTGGTAGCTACAAAAATTCTGCAACAAATTATTCTCGGTCATCCAGACACATTGGGTAATCTTGATGAAAAACTTGAACATTTAGATAGTTTTGCGGCATTGAGAGAAGCAGAGGGCGATCATCTGTCAAAAAAAGAAGCTGGACGGCTGCGTTTATTAGTTGAAAAAGATGTGAACAGCCAACTGCAAAAAGTTGAACAAGCATTTGAAGATTTAGTTAGGGAAATTAAGAAACTAGAAAAAGGTGGATTGAATTCAGAAGAACTGAAAACTCTCCAGAAAAACTATCTAGAAATATTGAACACTATCGGGCTAGTAGTCATCACAGAATATAAAGGAAAACGTCTGCGATCGCACCTAGAAGAACAAGAACAGACTGAGAAAAAAACTTTGATTTGCTTGATTCGCCAATGGTATCAAGCTTGGTTAAAAGATCCTGATTTAGTAATTGAAGATCAACATCTTTTGCCAGATGAATGGGAACAAAAAATTGAACTTCTGAAAATTAAACTGAATAAATTATTTCAGAAACTCTCAAATCCTGGAGTAGATGAAACCAGGTTAGACGATTACTCTTTAAAATTGGTCGAATGGCTACATGATAGTTTTAAAGAATCTAATACTGCTTGGAAAGAACCACAAGTTCAGCTAACTGACATCCAAGGCGCTGCTATGCAATTTTCTGTACGGTTCTATGTTGATAATATTCAGTTAGAACACTGGCGGCGTGGAAACCGCGTTCAAAATGAGGTGCGTCGAGAGATGGTACGGAGGTTGAGACAAGCTTATATCTATACACTAGGATAG
- a CDS encoding heavy-metal-associated domain-containing protein — MALKLKVSNIACEGCADTITESIHVMEPDAKVDVDVNAKTVTVESTASEESIKQVIVAAGYAIEGY; from the coding sequence ATGGCACTAAAACTGAAAGTATCAAATATTGCTTGTGAGGGATGTGCAGACACAATTACTGAGTCCATCCATGTTATGGAACCTGATGCCAAGGTGGATGTGGATGTTAACGCTAAAACTGTCACGGTGGAATCCACAGCTTCCGAGGAGTCAATCAAACAGGTAATTGTTGCTGCTGGTTACGCGATTGAAGGTTATTGA
- a CDS encoding diguanylate cyclase, whose product MNISILVFGKNNFIATLPDQIRYATAFNVEIMDNLNQAVSRIKMTPPDVILVQASLDDSMELCNWLKDQTKLSWIYCILFEDRSQQLIDRNKGWHRELEMSAAALKQGADAYIWHLIEDKTDHSLAELTANHGLILAQLTVGLRKAQKYRDLIRTNDMLSAIALADSLTELNNRRALEWDLPRQIQRARTQKTSLSLIILDVDHFKKVNDTHGHLVGDRILQILCQRLRHNLRCQDTAFRYGGEEFVVLLANTSDDEALLVARRLNRVVSDEPFALNSKLTINITISLGTASLQAEDDDRGESLLYRADQCLLQAKTSGRNRVIDSNYLSHHTSHLKAVSS is encoded by the coding sequence ATGAATATTTCTATTCTGGTCTTTGGAAAAAATAACTTTATCGCTACACTTCCAGATCAGATCCGTTATGCGACTGCTTTTAATGTAGAAATTATGGACAATTTGAATCAGGCAGTGTCGCGAATTAAAATGACGCCTCCTGATGTCATACTGGTGCAGGCTAGCTTAGATGACAGTATGGAATTGTGTAATTGGTTGAAAGATCAGACAAAACTTTCATGGATATACTGTATTCTCTTCGAGGATCGTTCCCAGCAGCTTATTGATCGAAACAAAGGTTGGCATCGGGAATTAGAGATGAGTGCTGCGGCACTAAAGCAAGGAGCCGATGCTTATATTTGGCATCTGATTGAAGATAAAACAGACCATAGCTTGGCAGAGTTGACTGCCAATCATGGCCTAATACTTGCTCAATTGACAGTTGGCTTACGGAAAGCCCAAAAATATAGAGATTTGATTCGGACAAATGATATGCTATCTGCGATCGCCCTAGCAGATTCGTTGACGGAATTAAATAATCGTCGGGCTTTAGAATGGGACTTACCCAGACAAATTCAAAGAGCGAGGACTCAAAAAACTTCCTTGAGTTTGATTATTCTGGATGTAGATCATTTTAAGAAAGTTAACGATACTCATGGGCATTTAGTAGGCGATCGCATTTTGCAAATATTATGTCAGCGCTTGCGCCACAATCTGCGTTGTCAAGACACAGCATTCCGCTATGGTGGCGAAGAATTTGTGGTTCTTCTGGCTAACACTAGCGATGATGAAGCACTATTAGTAGCTCGTCGTCTCAATCGCGTAGTCAGCGACGAACCATTTGCACTCAACAGTAAACTGACAATTAATATCACCATTAGTCTAGGCACAGCCTCTCTACAAGCTGAGGATGACGATCGAGGAGAGAGTCTGCTATATCGTGCCGATCAATGTCTGTTACAGGCTAAAACTTCTGGGCGTAATCGGGTTATTGACTCTAACTACTTATCCCATCATACCTCACATTTGAAAGCTGTTTCTTCGTGA
- a CDS encoding N-acetylmuramoyl-L-alanine amidase, whose translation MKFGIDSGHNCPPDTGARGIKFEDNLTLDVGNRVIAKLRALGNEVVVCRPSSARTVTESLSKRCSTANSSRVDIYVSIHFNCFNGQANGTEVFATSDTGNKIAKPVLDEIVKLGFFNRGVKSGSHLYVLKNTDMPAILVEGCFIDSQKDMNLFDPEAMANAIVKGLTGKVSSVPVKPVQDQENDVDETILRLQKALNQLKITDKNGKALVEDGFTGGNTKSAVEKFQTIIAVQPTGIADTTTWNAINIILAKRIIRPNHAGGAVVRYLQYRLGVDNDGVYGPQTEVIVKNFQKQNGLDADGIIGPASWQKLIG comes from the coding sequence ATGAAATTTGGAATTGATAGCGGGCACAATTGTCCACCAGACACAGGAGCCAGAGGGATTAAATTTGAGGATAATTTAACTCTAGATGTAGGTAATAGAGTTATAGCCAAGTTAAGAGCTTTGGGTAACGAAGTCGTAGTATGTAGACCAAGTAGCGCTCGTACAGTAACAGAATCGCTCTCAAAAAGATGTTCTACAGCTAATTCGAGTAGAGTAGATATTTACGTCTCGATTCATTTTAACTGCTTTAACGGGCAAGCTAACGGCACAGAAGTATTTGCAACTAGTGATACAGGTAACAAAATCGCTAAACCTGTATTAGATGAAATCGTCAAATTAGGGTTTTTTAATCGTGGGGTTAAGAGTGGTTCCCACTTGTATGTCCTGAAAAATACAGATATGCCTGCAATTCTTGTAGAAGGTTGCTTCATCGATTCGCAAAAAGATATGAATCTTTTTGATCCTGAAGCAATGGCTAATGCAATCGTCAAAGGCTTAACTGGGAAAGTGTCAAGCGTTCCTGTTAAACCCGTACAAGATCAAGAAAATGATGTAGATGAGACTATCCTCAGATTGCAAAAAGCCTTAAATCAACTCAAAATAACCGATAAAAATGGTAAGGCGTTAGTAGAGGATGGCTTCACTGGGGGTAACACCAAATCTGCTGTAGAAAAATTCCAGACTATTATCGCAGTTCAGCCGACTGGAATTGCTGACACAACTACATGGAATGCCATAAATATAATTTTGGCAAAACGAATTATTAGACCAAACCATGCTGGTGGTGCAGTTGTCAGATACTTGCAATACCGTTTAGGTGTTGACAATGATGGTGTCTATGGCCCACAAACAGAGGTTATAGTGAAGAACTTTCAAAAGCAAAATGGTTTAGATGCCGATGGCATTATTGGGCCTGCTAGCTGGCAGAAATTAATTGGTTAG
- a CDS encoding ureidoglycolate lyase codes for MSTSKTVQQLQAQWVTSENFRPYGQVIFASLDGKTYDGEDAHLSLQNGIPRFYIMRLQKRGRKFHKITRHVECTQCLGSLEGKDWLIAVCSPHNDVNEPALDEIAAFRIPGNCFIKLHQGTWHAGPHFDHETVDFYNLELADTNVVDHFTHDFLKSHQLEFEMV; via the coding sequence ATGAGTACATCAAAAACAGTGCAGCAATTGCAAGCACAATGGGTGACTTCTGAAAACTTTCGACCTTATGGACAAGTGATTTTTGCAAGTCTTGATGGTAAAACTTACGATGGAGAAGATGCTCATTTAAGCTTGCAAAACGGAATTCCACGATTTTATATTATGCGGTTGCAGAAGAGAGGGCGAAAGTTTCATAAAATTACTCGCCATGTCGAATGCACTCAATGTCTGGGTTCTTTAGAAGGTAAAGACTGGTTAATTGCAGTTTGTTCTCCTCATAATGATGTGAATGAACCAGCATTAGATGAGATTGCTGCTTTCCGCATTCCGGGGAATTGTTTTATCAAGCTGCATCAGGGTACTTGGCATGCTGGGCCCCATTTTGACCATGAAACTGTGGATTTTTATAATTTGGAACTAGCTGATACAAATGTCGTAGATCATTTCACTCATGATTTTCTCAAAAGTCATCAATTAGAGTTTGAGATGGTTTAG
- the alaS gene encoding alanine--tRNA ligase has protein sequence MSSNPQYLSGNEIRNIFLDFFAQREHQILPSASLVPEDPTVLLTIAGMLPFKPIFLGQRTPEFKRATTSQKCIRTNDIENVGRTKRHHTFFEMLGNFSFGDYFKEQAIAWGWEISTQVFGFSPQNLVVSVFKDDDEAFEIWRDQIGVSVARIKRLGEDDNFWVSGPTGPCGPCSEIYYDFHPERGEENIDLEDDTRFIEFYNLVFMQYNRDASGNLTPLQNKNIDTGMGLDRMAQILQKVPNNYETDLIFPIIQTAGKIAGVDYHSSDEKTKTSLKVIGDHIRAVIHMIADEIRASNVGRGYVLRRLIRRVVRHGRLIGISGEFTTQVAETAIALSESAYPNVRQREAAIKAELQREESNFLRTLDRGEKLLEEIIQEVKQRGETKISGESAFTLYDTHGFPFELTQEIAEENNLTVDVEGFQKAMEIQQQDSRGAHETIDLTVQGSLDKLAEHIQVTEFIGYTQPAATAKVEAILVEGVCQEEAEAGTEVQIVLDKTPFYAESGGQIGDRGYISGDGIVVRVEDVKKESDFFVHFGRIERGTLRVGDRITAQIDPACRRRAQANHTATHLLQAALKKIVDEGISQAGSLVSFDRLRFDFNCPRALTAEEVQQVEEQVNTWIAEAHAAKVEVLPLAEAKAKGAVAMFGEKYGDEVRVIDFPSVSMELCGGTHVSNTAEIGVFKIISEAGVASGVRRIEAVSGPAILDYLNLRDKVVKDLSDRFKVKPEELPDRITSLQSELRNSQKELETLKVQLAIAKSDSLLQTAQTVGVHKIIVAQLEDVDPESLKTAAERLLQKIGNGAVVLGSVPEAGKVSIVAAFSPEVNKKGLQAGKFVGAIAKICGGGGGGRPNLAQAGGRDASKLPDALGQAESDLKSALC, from the coding sequence ATGTCTTCAAATCCCCAGTACCTAAGCGGTAACGAAATTCGCAACATATTTCTCGACTTCTTTGCCCAACGGGAACACCAAATTCTCCCAAGTGCCTCCCTCGTGCCAGAAGACCCAACCGTGCTGCTGACGATCGCGGGGATGCTACCATTTAAACCAATATTCTTGGGGCAGCGCACACCAGAGTTTAAGCGGGCTACGACTTCGCAAAAGTGTATCCGTACCAACGACATTGAAAATGTCGGACGCACCAAACGGCATCACACGTTTTTTGAGATGTTGGGCAATTTCAGCTTTGGTGATTATTTTAAAGAACAAGCGATCGCTTGGGGTTGGGAAATCTCTACGCAAGTCTTTGGCTTTTCCCCCCAAAATCTCGTCGTCAGCGTTTTTAAAGATGATGATGAAGCCTTTGAGATTTGGCGCGATCAAATCGGTGTGTCGGTAGCGAGAATTAAGCGCTTGGGCGAAGATGATAACTTTTGGGTATCTGGCCCCACTGGACCTTGCGGCCCTTGTTCGGAAATTTATTACGACTTCCACCCAGAACGCGGTGAAGAAAATATCGATTTAGAAGACGATACCCGATTTATCGAGTTTTACAACCTCGTCTTCATGCAGTATAACCGGGATGCTTCCGGGAATTTAACGCCACTGCAAAACAAGAACATCGATACCGGTATGGGCTTGGATAGAATGGCGCAAATTCTCCAAAAAGTACCTAATAACTACGAAACTGACCTGATTTTCCCAATTATTCAAACAGCAGGGAAAATTGCTGGTGTTGATTACCACAGCAGTGATGAAAAAACTAAAACTTCCCTAAAAGTAATTGGCGATCATATTCGGGCTGTCATCCACATGATTGCTGATGAAATTCGCGCTTCCAATGTGGGACGAGGTTATGTGCTGCGGCGATTAATTCGCCGGGTGGTGCGTCATGGGCGATTAATTGGGATTTCTGGCGAATTTACTACCCAAGTTGCTGAAACTGCGATCGCACTTTCCGAATCAGCTTACCCCAATGTGCGCCAACGGGAAGCAGCAATTAAAGCTGAGTTGCAACGGGAAGAATCGAATTTCCTCAGAACTCTGGATAGAGGCGAAAAACTTCTAGAAGAAATCATCCAAGAGGTGAAACAGCGAGGGGAAACTAAAATTAGTGGTGAAAGTGCATTTACTCTTTACGATACCCACGGTTTCCCCTTTGAACTTACTCAAGAAATTGCTGAGGAAAACAACTTAACAGTTGATGTTGAAGGATTTCAGAAAGCAATGGAAATCCAACAACAAGACAGTAGAGGCGCACATGAAACCATCGATTTAACTGTGCAAGGTTCCCTCGACAAACTAGCAGAACACATTCAAGTCACCGAATTTATCGGATATACCCAACCTGCTGCAACTGCGAAAGTCGAAGCGATATTAGTAGAAGGTGTTTGCCAAGAGGAAGCAGAAGCGGGGACAGAGGTGCAAATTGTCCTTGACAAAACGCCATTTTATGCTGAATCTGGAGGACAAATCGGCGATCGCGGTTATATCTCTGGTGATGGTATCGTTGTTCGAGTGGAAGACGTGAAAAAAGAATCTGATTTCTTTGTTCACTTCGGACGCATCGAACGCGGTACACTACGCGTAGGCGATCGCATTACCGCCCAAATCGATCCCGCTTGTCGCCGTCGCGCCCAAGCTAACCATACTGCAACGCACCTATTGCAAGCGGCGTTGAAGAAAATTGTTGATGAGGGCATATCTCAAGCAGGTTCCCTAGTTTCCTTTGACAGATTGCGCTTTGACTTCAACTGTCCCCGCGCGTTGACAGCAGAGGAAGTCCAACAAGTTGAGGAACAGGTGAACACTTGGATTGCTGAGGCTCATGCTGCAAAAGTAGAAGTATTACCTTTAGCAGAGGCGAAAGCTAAGGGTGCTGTTGCGATGTTTGGCGAAAAATACGGCGATGAAGTGCGGGTGATTGACTTCCCTAGCGTCTCAATGGAACTATGCGGTGGAACTCATGTGAGTAACACGGCTGAAATTGGTGTGTTCAAGATTATTTCTGAAGCTGGCGTAGCTTCTGGGGTGCGGCGCATTGAAGCTGTATCGGGGCCAGCAATCCTAGATTATCTCAACCTGCGGGATAAAGTAGTTAAAGATTTGAGCGATCGCTTTAAAGTTAAACCCGAAGAATTACCAGACAGAATCACAAGTCTGCAAAGCGAACTCAGAAATAGCCAGAAGGAATTGGAAACCTTAAAGGTACAATTAGCGATCGCTAAATCAGACAGCTTGCTACAAACAGCCCAAACCGTAGGCGTCCATAAAATTATTGTCGCCCAATTAGAAGATGTCGATCCAGAATCATTGAAAACCGCAGCCGAACGCTTATTGCAAAAAATCGGTAACGGTGCAGTGGTGCTGGGTTCTGTTCCTGAAGCAGGGAAAGTTAGTATAGTTGCAGCTTTTAGTCCAGAAGTGAACAAAAAAGGACTACAAGCTGGTAAATTTGTAGGTGCGATCGCTAAAATTTGCGGCGGCGGTGGCGGTGGAAGACCAAACTTAGCCCAAGCAGGCGGACGCGATGCAAGTAAATTACCAGATGCCTTAGGACAAGCGGAAAGTGATTTAAAATCCGCCTTGTGTTAA
- a CDS encoding RpoD/SigA family RNA polymerase sigma factor, producing the protein MSNLTSPHTEVQKTKKKSLAADKRPRATDDIVRSYLQEIGRVDLLTREQEVIFAQHVQQMMNLLAAKEELAVKLNHEPTLQEWADQVESSVEVLEQQLNQGHQAKQKMIQANLRLVVAVAKKYQHRNLEFMDLIQEGTLGLERGVDKFDPALGYKFSTYAYWWIRQGITRAIAQQGRTIRLPIHVFEKLNKIKRVQRELSQQLGRVPTTGEIATALSLTPSQVRECLYLARQPFSLEARVGEQQDTELQDILEDDGPSPEDYAVEESLHQDLQDLLAKLSPQQREILTLRFGLTDGYELSLAQIGDRMGISRERVRQIEQKALSLLRRQKEQVRSYLAS; encoded by the coding sequence ATGAGCAACTTAACATCTCCACATACCGAAGTTCAAAAAACGAAGAAAAAAAGTTTAGCCGCAGATAAAAGACCTCGAGCTACAGATGATATTGTGCGTAGTTATCTGCAAGAGATCGGGCGTGTAGATTTGTTGACTCGCGAACAAGAGGTTATTTTTGCCCAACACGTGCAGCAGATGATGAATTTACTAGCTGCTAAAGAAGAATTGGCTGTGAAATTAAATCACGAACCCACGCTGCAAGAATGGGCAGATCAGGTGGAGTCAAGTGTTGAGGTGCTAGAACAACAACTAAATCAAGGACACCAAGCCAAGCAGAAAATGATTCAGGCTAATCTCCGGTTAGTAGTAGCTGTGGCGAAAAAATACCAGCACCGCAACCTGGAATTTATGGATTTAATTCAAGAAGGTACTTTAGGTTTAGAGCGAGGAGTGGATAAGTTTGATCCTGCTCTTGGTTATAAGTTTTCTACCTATGCTTATTGGTGGATTCGTCAAGGAATCACACGAGCGATCGCTCAACAAGGACGTACAATTCGTTTACCGATCCACGTCTTTGAAAAACTGAATAAAATTAAACGGGTACAGCGAGAATTATCTCAACAGTTAGGTCGCGTTCCGACTACTGGTGAAATTGCCACCGCGTTATCTTTGACACCTAGTCAAGTTAGAGAGTGTTTGTACTTGGCGCGTCAACCCTTCTCGTTAGAAGCGCGAGTTGGCGAACAACAAGATACAGAATTGCAAGACATCCTGGAAGATGATGGCCCTTCTCCCGAAGATTACGCCGTTGAAGAATCTCTCCACCAAGACTTACAAGACTTGTTGGCAAAACTGTCTCCCCAGCAGCGAGAAATATTAACCTTACGCTTTGGCCTGACTGATGGCTATGAACTTTCTTTAGCACAAATTGGCGATCGCATGGGCATTAGTCGAGAACGAGTGCGTCAGATAGAGCAAAAAGCTCTCAGTCTCCTGAGACGCCAAAAGGAGCAAGTACGTAGTTATCTAGCTAGCTGA
- a CDS encoding deaminase, with translation MDEIFMLAALTQSRKAMPECLPNPPVGCVIVDAQEIVAQGYTRIPGKYHAEADALQQIQGKAFNFLKMYVTLEPCSFHGRTPSCALAIAEDRRIHEIYVSIVDPDPRNNGQGLDILRIAGKTVNVGLCANEVNAFLSQYLRK, from the coding sequence ATGGATGAAATATTTATGTTGGCTGCTTTAACTCAAAGCAGAAAAGCAATGCCTGAATGTTTGCCGAATCCACCAGTCGGCTGTGTAATTGTAGATGCTCAAGAAATAGTAGCTCAAGGATACACACGGATACCGGGAAAATACCATGCTGAGGCTGATGCACTTCAACAGATTCAAGGCAAAGCTTTCAACTTCTTGAAAATGTATGTCACACTTGAACCTTGTTCTTTTCATGGACGCACACCATCATGTGCTTTAGCGATCGCTGAAGATCGTCGAATACATGAAATATATGTATCTATAGTTGATCCAGACCCCCGCAACAATGGTCAAGGATTAGATATTCTAAGAATTGCAGGAAAAACGGTTAATGTCGGATTATGCGCCAATGAAGTGAATGCTTTTCTGAGTCAATATCTACGAAAGTGA